The sequence below is a genomic window from Caloramator mitchellensis.
AGCATAATGAACTTAATGTTTTAGCAACTTCAGAGAAAAGTTCTGCGTTAAATCCTTCTGAAACCACTATTTCTGCATTGCCTATTTTTACAGTTATGGTGTTAGATATACTAACGGGATTTTCTTTCAGTTGGACCCATTGTATTTCTTCATTGTTAAACGTTTTTCTTTTTTCAGTTGCCACCTTAATTGAGAAAGCATTATCCCATTTTCTTTGCACCACTTTGGAGCTGAAAGTCCGCTTGCTTGAAAATTTTGAATCAATTCATCCCAGTTTAGATTATTTTGTCTTTGTCTAATTTCTTGCACTAATAGCACCTCCTGATGCTATTATGTCATAATTAGTTTCGCCTTTTGTAGGTGGGTAGAATTTGACGCTTACAAAGCTACTATCTTACTGTTAATATCAGCACTTAAGCATTACAATTGCTTGTAATGCTCCAAACCTCTTTACCATCAACCTGACTATGGGTTTACTGGACAGGACATTCATTCACTAAACTGCACATCCTTTCTCAGCTATAACGCAAAATTGTTAACAGTTTCTCTATCACAAATTATCACCATCGTAGTTCTTATTTTTTTTCATCATCAGATACGCTGTATATTGATTATAGAACTTTTCTTTAAAACTAATTACTTTTAACATATGTTCTTTAACTGCACTTTCATTTAGATTTGAATTTAATATAGCATCAAAAATGACAAATGTATTATTAATTTTGTAAAATGATGTTTCATAAGAAATTTCTGATTTTGTATAAATATAATTGCCATTTTCCAAAGTATTATCTTCAATAATTGTAGTTTTTACTAAAGTATTTTTATCTATTTGATATATTCCTTCTATACCATATGAGACCGATAAAATTTTATTCCCTGTTTTATCAGCTTCTTCATATTCATCTAAAGTATGTATTGGGTCAGTTACAATTTTTATTAATTTAAACTTTTGAACCAATATAGATGAATCTGGTGAATCATTAAAATAACTCGCTAGTTCGCCTAAGTTTATTTCGAAGTCTTGATTGTTGGTTGCGTTTTTAATTGTTGTTTTATTAAAATTTTTTATTAATTTGTTATATCGTTCATAAAATCCAAAATTAATAAAAATACTGATCACATTAAAAATTGTTAAAATTATTAAAAGATGCTTGCTTTTCATAAAAATCCCCATCCGTTCATATTTTTGATTATATAGTAAAGTCAGTGTATCATTTTTGTTTATTATATTGAAATTTCTGGGCCTATAACAGCTGTTTTTGAATTTAATTTTGGAAACCAACAATCTGCTGCATCAGGTCTTGTTTCATAACCCAAAAATGAGCCATCAGTATCATACATCCTATAAATTTTTGCTCCAGTAACTGCTACTCCTTTATTATATAATGTAATAGTTACTTTTTTTCTTGGCGATACTTTTGTCCCCGTAGAATACGTAAAACCACTATTGATTGTTACTGCTAAAGCCCCTCCCACTGTTGTTGAAGTCCCAACTTCTATCACTTTAATTTTATAATTAGCATCTGCTGATACCTGATAGGTGAATTCAGCTTTTATTTCTTTAAATTCATTTTGCGTATATATAGCATCAGCATACTGAGTATAACTTTGATTTATAACAGTAAATTCACCAATATAAAATTTCGTATCGTTTGTTGCCTTATAAGTTGCATCATAATGATCAAATTCATATCTAACTGTCCACATTGGAGAAACAAAAGATCTTTCTTCTGTTTTATTAGGCACGATTTCTATAGAAATATTTTTATCTTGGGCATAAACCCAATTTGTTGTTAAAAAAGCAGTTAACAAAAAAGTAGATATAATTTTACTTATAATTTTCACCATTTTTATCCACCCTCTTAACTATACTTTTAAATGATACACTGACCTTATATAAGACTTTTTCAAATTATTAATGTTTTTTAAATGTATATATTGTATTTTAGGTAATTAGATTGTAAGAATAATTTCTATATATATAAAAAAACTATATAACATTCTTCGAATCATTTTTAATATTTACTTAGTTATAATTATTGCACATTTGTTGTTGCTCTCAGGAGTAGTGAATAACTTTATTTGTAGATATTTTCAACTAATTTCCAAAGCATGTGCACACATTTCTCAACTATTTCCTACATTTTCTATTTTACCCCCCCCGCTACCAATTCTGTCAATAATAAATTTTCAACTAATTACTACATAATCATACATGTGCTTAACCCAAAAAATCCATTTATAATTTTCAAAAATAATAAATCACCCACAAAGCCACCCAAATCCTTATCTAACCTTGTAGGTGTTATCTTTTTACATCCACCACTCTATTTTCCTACCATCTTTAAACACTAAAGTTATCTTACCATCACCATTTACAACTACCCTATCAACTGTTCCAAACCAAAGCTCCTCATCAAATTCTTTGATTAATTCATCCCTTCCTTCAAGTTCCTTTATGAACTCTAATATTTTCTCCTTCTTAACCTTTTTTTCGAACCTTTTATCATTTGTCCTTTCTATTTCACTTTTAATTCCTTCATACTTATTAACTAACTCATCATACCTTTCAATATACTTTCCTTGGTCTATTTTACTTCGAGCATTTTCTTCAACACATTTTCTTATCATTTCAGATATTACCTCAAGCTCACCCTTAAGTTTTTCTGTTTCTTTATCAAGCTTTGATGTGTCTGTCAATTCCTTTATAACTTCCTCATACCCTTTTAATATTTCTTCCTTATTTTCAATAAATCCATTAAACACTTCAACAAAAGCCTTCTTTATTTTATCTTCATAAATATGTGGTGTTTTGCACCTTTTATCATTTTTAAACTTATTATTGCACTGCCATTTTACCCTTCTATATTTACTCGTAGAGTGCCAAACCTTCCTGCCGTAGAAACTTCCGCAGTTGCCACATATAATCTTCCCTGAAAAAAAGCTCCCTCCTGTCTTATAACCCTTTACTTCTTTTCTTTTTTTAATTTCATCCTGGACCAAATCAAATACTTCAGATGGAATTATTGCCGGATGGCTGTTTTCTACATAATACTGTGGAACTTCTCCTTCATTTTTCTTTACCTTCTTTGTTAGGAAATCTACTGTAAAAGTTTTTTGAAGTATTGCATCGCCTTTGTATTTTTCATTTTGAAGTATACTTAAAACTGTGCTCTGAGGCCACACTTTTCTACCTGCTGGTGTTTTTACTTTATTCTCTGTTAAATACTTTGCTATGCTTAGTGCAGTTTTCCCTTCTAAAAACATTCTATATATTAACCTTACAATCTCAGCTTCTTCCTCTACTATCTTTGGATAGCCATCTTCTCCTTTTGTGTAGCCTAAAAAGTGTTTGTATGGAAGGCTCACCTTCCCATCTGCAAATCTTTTTCTTTGTCCCCAGGTTACGTGTTCACTAATTGACCTTGATTCTTCCTGTGCTAGGGAGCTCATTATTGTAATTAAAAGTTCTCCTTTGCTGTCTAAAGTATATATATTCTCTTTTTCAAAGTATACTTCCACACCTTTTTCTTTAAGTTTTCTGACTGTTGTTAATGTATCTACTGTATTTCTTGCAAATCTGCTTACCGACTTTGTTATTATAAGGTCTATCTTGCCATTTAGTGCATCTTCAATCATTCTATTGAATCCTTCTCTCTTTTTAGTGCTTGTTGCTGATATTCCTTCGTCTGAATACACTCCAACAAATCTCCAAGAAGGGTTTGATTTTATATATCTTGTGTAGTGGTCAACCTGAGCCTCATAACTTGAAAGCTGTTCATCGTTATCTGTCGATACTCTTGCATATGCAGCTACTCTTTTTATAGATGTTTCTATTTGTTCTTTAGAATATCTGTTTATCGTTGCTGGTATTACTGTAACTGCTCTTGCCATAGGCTAACTCCTCCCTTTTTAATAGTCCCATTCCTTTTCTATTTTTTCATCATTATATTTTACAAATAATAGTTGTCTTGGCCCTGAAACATGAATTTCTTTTATATTTTTAGATATAAAATCTTCATCAAATTCCCTTATATTTAATACTTCCAAGGTTAACTTTATTAAAACATCTTCAGGAACCTGCTTTGATTGGCATGTATCCTTACCATATTTCAAATAAGTTGAGCAGTTCCAAGTAATCTTTTTATGGTTTGTTTTGCGTCTATATTTTTTACCGCATATACTGCATATAATTTTTCCTGAAAATATATGACTTGAAGGTTCTTTTAGAGATGAATACCTTAATCTTCTTTCTTCTAATATTTCTTGTGCCTTTTGAAATGTTTCTAAATCGATTATTGCTGGATGTGTTTCCTCTGCATAGTATTTTGGAAGATAACCTGTATTTCTAACTAAAGCCTTTGTTAGATGGTCCTTTACATATTTTTTCTGCAAAAGTGCATTTCCTGTGTATTTTTCATTCTTTAATATTTCTACAACCCTTTCAGAGTTCCATTTGCCTCCCCTTATTTTCTCTATTCCCATTTCTCTTAGCATCTTTGCTATTTTAGTTGCACCCATTCCATTTATATAGTCATGAAAAATCATTCTAACTATTTTTGCCTCATCCTCATTGATTTCTATTTTTCCTTTTTCTATCCTGTATCCATACATAAACCTAAGATTTACAAGTTCTCCTTCTTTAAATCCTTTTCTTATTCTCCATTTAATATTTTCACTAACTGACCTACTTTCTTCTTGAGCAAAAGATGCGAGGATAGTTAGCATAAGCTCTCCATCCCCGCTTAGGCTGTGAATATTCTCTTTTTCAAAATATACATCTACAAAAAATCAAAAAAGCCCTGATTTCTCAAGGCTTTGCATACATTGTATCAAATTAATAGTTCAAATATGTCTTTGGACGATGATTTTGATACAAGATTTAAATTTACTTTAATTATCAAAAACTAAGGCACTAAAACTAAATATTAACTCAAAGTTGTAACAAAAGCGTTCTGTAATATACCATCTCTTTTTTTACTAGAAATTTTTAAAAACTCTTAATCAGTTTTTTGATTATTTCAAAGAAAGAAGGTTAAATTAATTTACACGGAATTTTTTACTGTCTCTTCATTAGACAATTAAGCTTAGTAACGAAATCAAAGACTATATTTCCAGGCGATG
It includes:
- a CDS encoding recombinase family protein; its protein translation is MLTILASFAQEESRSVSENIKWRIRKGFKEGELVNLRFMYGYRIEKGKIEINEDEAKIVRMIFHDYINGMGATKIAKMLREMGIEKIRGGKWNSERVVEILKNEKYTGNALLQKKYVKDHLTKALVRNTGYLPKYYAEETHPAIIDLETFQKAQEILEERRLRYSSLKEPSSHIFSGKIICSICGKKYRRKTNHKKITWNCSTYLKYGKDTCQSKQVPEDVLIKLTLEVLNIREFDEDFISKNIKEIHVSGPRQLLFVKYNDEKIEKEWDY
- a CDS encoding recombinase family protein, which encodes MARAVTVIPATINRYSKEQIETSIKRVAAYARVSTDNDEQLSSYEAQVDHYTRYIKSNPSWRFVGVYSDEGISATSTKKREGFNRMIEDALNGKIDLIITKSVSRFARNTVDTLTTVRKLKEKGVEVYFEKENIYTLDSKGELLITIMSSLAQEESRSISEHVTWGQRKRFADGKVSLPYKHFLGYTKGEDGYPKIVEEEAEIVRLIYRMFLEGKTALSIAKYLTENKVKTPAGRKVWPQSTVLSILQNEKYKGDAILQKTFTVDFLTKKVKKNEGEVPQYYVENSHPAIIPSEVFDLVQDEIKKRKEVKGYKTGGSFFSGKIICGNCGSFYGRKVWHSTSKYRRVKWQCNNKFKNDKRCKTPHIYEDKIKKAFVEVFNGFIENKEEILKGYEEVIKELTDTSKLDKETEKLKGELEVISEMIRKCVEENARSKIDQGKYIERYDELVNKYEGIKSEIERTNDKRFEKKVKKEKILEFIKELEGRDELIKEFDEELWFGTVDRVVVNGDGKITLVFKDGRKIEWWM
- the tnpA gene encoding IS66 family insertion sequence element accessory protein TnpA; protein product: MQEIRQRQNNLNWDELIQNFQASGLSAPKWCKENGIMLSQLRWQLKKEKRLTMKKYNGSN